From Pseudomonas fluorescens:
GCTGCCAAACAGCGCCGACCACAGCACGCGGTGCACGATGATTTCGGCGGCGGGAACACTGGCGATGGCTTTGAAGTAGAGCGGGAACAGACCCCAGATGACGTAGGCACTCAGGCCCAGGATGTACCCCTTGCGGGGGTTGGCGGCGTGCATTGCAGAATCCTTGCTTAGGCAGCTAACAAAGCGCGATTGTAAGGATATTTGTCAACCAATGGGACTGGATTGGTAATGAGGTCTGCTTTGTGTGGGAGGGGGCAAGCCCCCTGCCACATTAAAAACAATCAGAAGAGTTTCAGCGGCTCTTCGTTGAGGGCTGAGAGCTGCTCACGCAATGCCAGCACCTGGTCACCCCAATACCGCTCGCTGCCAAACCACGGGAAGCTGTGGGGGAACGCCGGGTCGTCCCAGCGTCGTGCCAGCCAGGCGCTGTAGTGCATCAGGCGCAAGGCGCGCAACGGTTCGATCAGGGCCAGTTCGCGCGGGTCGAAGTCGTGGAACTCCTGATAGCCGTCCATCAACTCGGACAACTGGCCGAGGCATTCCTGGCGGTCGCCGGCGAGCATCATCCACAGGTCCTGCACCGCCGGGCCCATGCGGCAGTCATCCAGGTCGACGATGTGGAACATTTCGTCGCGACACATCATGTTGCCGGGGTGGCAATCGCCGTGCATGCGGATGTTCTTGTGCGGCGTGGCCTTGTACACCTCTTCCACACGCTTGAGCAGGTCGCGGGCGACGGACTCGTAGGCCGGCAGCAGGCTTTTGGGAATGAAATTGCCTTCGAGCAGGGTCGTGAGGGAGTCGTGCCCGAAGTTCTTCACCCCGAGGGCTTCGCGGTGTTCGAAGGGGCGGGTGGCGCCGACGGCGTGCAAGCGCCCGAGCAACTGCCCGAGGCGGTACAACTGGTCGAGGTTGCCCGGCTCCGGCGCGCGGCCGCCACGGCGAGGAAACAGGGTGAAGCGGAAACCGGCGTGTTCGAACAGGCTCTTGCCGTTATGGATCATCGGCGCGACCACCGGCACATCGCACTCGGCGAGCTCGAAGGTAAAGCTGTGTTCTTCGAGGATGGCTTCGTTGGTCCAGCGCTGCGGACGATAGAACTTGGCGATCAGCGGCTCGGAGTCTTCGATGCCCACCTGATAGACGCGGTTTTCGTAGCTGTTGAGCGCCAATACGCGGGCGTCGCTGAGAAAACCGATGCTTTCGACGGCGTCGAGCACCAGGTCGGGAGTGAGTGTTTCAAACGGATGGGCCATACGAACTCCTGCGCGCAGCAGGTCGCCGCGTCCGGCCGGGTATGGTAACGCACCGGGCTTGAGATAGGGGGTGACTGTGCGATTGCTATCGGGGGCAAGCCCCCTCCCACAGTTGACCGCGTTTAACCTGTAGGAACGCGGACCAATGTGGGAGGGGGCTTGCCCCCGATAGCGGCCCGTCAGGCGCCGACAATCCCGCCGTCTTCTCGCCGAATCGCCATCACCGACGATCGCGGCTTGCCATTGGGCAGGTGCTCCGGCCAAGTCGAACCGCCGGTTTCACCTGGATGCTGAATCCCCACAAACAGGGTCTTCTGATCCGGCGAAAAGCTGATCCCCGTCACTTCACAGGCCACCGGCCCCACCATGAAGCGGCGAATTTCTCCGGTGCTCGGGTCGGCGCAGAGCATCTGGTTGTTGCCCATGCCGGCGAAGTCGCCGCTGTTGCTGTAGTCGCCGTCGGTGAGAATCCACAGGCGCCCGGCCTTGTCGAAACCCAGGCCATCGGGACTGTTGAACATGTTTTGCGGGTTGATATTGGACGAGCCGCCCTTGGGTGTGCCGGCGTGTACGCCTGGGTTGCCGGCGACCACAAACAGGTCCCAGGTAAAGTCCGGGGCACCGTGGTCATCGGCGTTGGCCTTCCAACGCAGGATCTGGCCGTAGACGTTTTTCTCGCGCGGGTTAGGGCCGCCCACTGGCTGGCCGTCTTCGCCCCGCTTGGCGTTGTTGGTCAGGGTGCAATAAACCTGGCCGTCAGTGGGGCTGACCACGATCCATTCCGGGCGGTCCATGCGCGTGGCTTTCACCACGCTGGCGGCCAGGCGTGCGTGGATCAGTACTTCGGCCTGGCTGGCAAAACCGGTGCTGGCGTCGATGCCGTTTTTGCCATGGGTCAGCTCGACCCATTGCCCTTTGCCCTTGGGATGATCGGCGTTGCCGTCGCCCGCATCGAAGATGGCCACGTACAAGGTGCCGTGGTCGAGCAGGTCTTTGTTGGCCTTGGGGTTCTTGTGGTTGATCTTGTCGCGGCTGACGAACTTGTAGATAAATTCGCCGCGTTCGTCGTCGCCCATGTACACCACGGCGCGGCCGTCGCGGGTTTGCGCCAAGGCGGCGTTCTCGTGCTTGAAACGGCCCAGGGCGGTGCGTTTGGCCGGGGTGGATTGCGGGTCGAACGGATCGATTTCCACGACCCAGCCGTGGCGGTTGAGTTCATTGGGGTTCTTGGCCATGTCGAAGCGCGGGTCGTGCAAGTGCCAGTTGATCTCTTTGCTGGCGGCCACCACGCCATAGCGTTTCTGCCCGGCATCGAACGCTTGCTGGGGGTTGCTGCTACCAAAGCAGTCGGTGAAGTTCTCTTCGCACGTCAGGTAAGTGCCCCATGGGGTCTTGCCGTTGGCGCAGTTCTGGAAGGTACCGAGGACTTTTTTGCCGGACTTGTCGGCGCTGGTTTTCAACCATTCGTGGCCAGCGGCGGGGCCGCTCAGGCGGGTCGGCGAATTGCCGTGGATACGCCGGTTGTAACGCGAGTCCTGGACGAACTGCCAGGTGTCGCCCTGGCGCCGCACTTCGATCACTGACACACCTTCGCTGGCCTGGGCCTTGTGCAC
This genomic window contains:
- a CDS encoding serine/threonine protein kinase, which gives rise to MAHPFETLTPDLVLDAVESIGFLSDARVLALNSYENRVYQVGIEDSEPLIAKFYRPQRWTNEAILEEHSFTFELAECDVPVVAPMIHNGKSLFEHAGFRFTLFPRRGGRAPEPGNLDQLYRLGQLLGRLHAVGATRPFEHREALGVKNFGHDSLTTLLEGNFIPKSLLPAYESVARDLLKRVEEVYKATPHKNIRMHGDCHPGNMMCRDEMFHIVDLDDCRMGPAVQDLWMMLAGDRQECLGQLSELMDGYQEFHDFDPRELALIEPLRALRLMHYSAWLARRWDDPAFPHSFPWFGSERYWGDQVLALREQLSALNEEPLKLF
- a CDS encoding PhoX family protein; translation: MSLLEENQATDLEQMVGLTRRRFIGAGALCGAAMFLGGNLLTRSALAVNAASASPLLGFASIAAATSDAISLPPGYTASVLISWGQPLHKNAPAFDPSGNGTAKAQEQQFGDNNDGMSLFAFPGDDNRALLAINNEYTNYRYLFAHGGAPQSAEDVHKAQASEGVSVIEVRRQGDTWQFVQDSRYNRRIHGNSPTRLSGPAAGHEWLKTSADKSGKKVLGTFQNCANGKTPWGTYLTCEENFTDCFGSSNPQQAFDAGQKRYGVVAASKEINWHLHDPRFDMAKNPNELNRHGWVVEIDPFDPQSTPAKRTALGRFKHENAALAQTRDGRAVVYMGDDERGEFIYKFVSRDKINHKNPKANKDLLDHGTLYVAIFDAGDGNADHPKGKGQWVELTHGKNGIDASTGFASQAEVLIHARLAASVVKATRMDRPEWIVVSPTDGQVYCTLTNNAKRGEDGQPVGGPNPREKNVYGQILRWKANADDHGAPDFTWDLFVVAGNPGVHAGTPKGGSSNINPQNMFNSPDGLGFDKAGRLWILTDGDYSNSGDFAGMGNNQMLCADPSTGEIRRFMVGPVACEVTGISFSPDQKTLFVGIQHPGETGGSTWPEHLPNGKPRSSVMAIRREDGGIVGA